The Pseudofrankia inefficax genome window below encodes:
- a CDS encoding ParA family protein, with the protein MAGSVVAGFSDAPSVGGTSRVPYGEVNIDKPRIPAEGRLEMAQDDEKVGQVGPTGRPMPLFPVPDQLSSHGPAWILAMCNQKGGVGKTTSTINLGAALAEYGRRVLLVDFDPQGALSVGLGINPNQFELTVHDLLLGGGDTHVNDVIIETQVEGLDLLPSNIDLSAGEVLLVSEVGREHSLARALTPVHDEYDVILVDCQPSLGLLTVNALTAAHAVIIPLECEYFALRGVALLLQTIDKVRERLNSRLDLAGILATMYDARTLHAREVLARVVERFPEEVFHTVINRTVRFPETTVAGEPITTYAPTSVGAAGYRRLARELMTRHARPPLVG; encoded by the coding sequence ATGGCAGGTTCAGTCGTGGCTGGTTTCTCCGACGCGCCGTCGGTGGGCGGTACCTCACGGGTGCCCTACGGCGAGGTCAACATCGACAAGCCGCGGATCCCCGCTGAGGGCCGGCTGGAGATGGCGCAGGACGATGAGAAGGTGGGCCAGGTCGGGCCGACCGGGCGGCCGATGCCGTTGTTCCCGGTGCCCGACCAGCTCTCGTCGCACGGCCCCGCCTGGATTCTCGCCATGTGCAACCAGAAGGGCGGCGTCGGCAAGACGACCAGCACCATCAACCTGGGTGCCGCGCTCGCCGAGTACGGCCGCCGGGTGCTGCTCGTCGACTTCGACCCGCAGGGCGCGCTGTCGGTCGGCCTCGGCATCAACCCGAACCAGTTCGAGCTGACGGTGCACGACCTGCTGCTCGGCGGCGGGGACACCCACGTCAACGACGTCATCATCGAGACCCAGGTCGAGGGCCTCGACCTGCTGCCGAGCAACATCGACCTGTCGGCCGGTGAGGTGCTGCTGGTCAGCGAGGTCGGCCGGGAGCACAGCCTGGCCCGCGCGCTGACGCCCGTCCACGACGAGTACGACGTGATCCTCGTCGACTGCCAGCCGTCGCTCGGCCTGCTCACCGTGAACGCGCTGACGGCGGCCCACGCGGTGATCATCCCGCTGGAGTGCGAGTACTTCGCGCTGCGCGGGGTGGCCCTGCTGCTGCAGACGATCGACAAGGTCCGCGAGCGGCTCAACTCCCGGCTCGACTTGGCCGGCATCCTCGCGACCATGTACGACGCGCGCACGCTGCACGCCCGAGAGGTGCTCGCCCGGGTGGTCGAGCGCTTCCCGGAAGAGGTCTTCCACACCGTCATCAACCGGACGGTCCGCTTCCCGGAGACCACGGTCGCCGGCGAGCCCATCACGACCTACGCCCCCACCTCGGTCGGCGCCGCCGGTTACCGCCGCCTCGCCCGCGAGCTGATGACCCGCCACGCCCGGCCCCCCCTGGTCGGCTAG
- a CDS encoding Zn-dependent membrane protease — MLFHLAEPSALLGIVVALLIGVYAHDTAQIYAAKLLGDPSARRSGRLTARPLPTRVSPFSAVSMVLVGNGWTEPIRMNEVWRKRRFHICAALLTGPLAYLLLAFGSIGALAAVTDPGHIADGDRVIEVGRVGGFGAHLLLWMAITFASMFILSLIPIPPTDGGRILFLLAPTSQGWKNANYKLTESHLGVILLLVILLIPVLLPSLPNVVGQLVPPLLRGLGDIVGISL, encoded by the coding sequence GTGCTGTTTCACCTGGCCGAGCCTTCGGCGCTGCTCGGGATCGTCGTCGCCCTGCTCATCGGGGTGTACGCGCATGACACCGCCCAGATCTACGCGGCGAAGCTGCTCGGTGACCCGTCTGCGCGCCGCTCGGGGCGGCTGACGGCCCGGCCGTTGCCCACCCGGGTCAGCCCGTTCAGCGCGGTGTCGATGGTGCTGGTCGGCAACGGCTGGACCGAGCCGATCCGGATGAACGAGGTCTGGCGCAAGCGGCGGTTCCACATCTGCGCGGCGCTGCTGACCGGCCCGCTCGCCTACCTGCTGCTCGCGTTCGGGTCGATCGGGGCACTGGCGGCGGTCACCGACCCGGGCCACATCGCCGACGGCGACCGGGTGATCGAGGTGGGCCGCGTCGGCGGGTTCGGCGCGCACCTGCTCCTCTGGATGGCGATCACCTTCGCGTCGATGTTCATCCTCAGCCTGATCCCGATCCCGCCGACCGACGGCGGCCGGATCCTCTTCCTCCTGGCCCCGACCTCGCAGGGCTGGAAGAACGCCAACTACAAGCTCACCGAGTCCCACCTCGGCGTCATCCTGTTGCTGGTGATCCTGCTGATCCCGGTCCTGCTGCCGAGCCTCCCGAACGTCGTCGGCCAGCTCGTCCCGCCCTTGCTACGCGGACTGGGCGACATCGTCGGCATCAGCCTGTAG
- a CDS encoding AAA family ATPase, protein MTERPTPPDEPRRPSWWIFRGTGRPMPPDERDRRWPPPPPWRTFDGGPDLPPPPSDGQEAQRRLGSGATKQLTTEHLSVINAALHLRRPLLVTGGPGSGKSTLAYLIARELGLGRVLRWPITSRTTMRSGLYEYDAIGRAQAVVESGAGAAADRSVPPIGDFVHLGPLGTALLPRAHPRVLLVDELDKSDYDLPNDLLTILEDGEFDLPELVRVRNHEPETMVYTADRGDMAPIRDGIVRVHEFPIIVVTSNGEREFPAAFLRRCVRLDVPEPDTDALVDLVAAHFPEGDGQHRRIVEQFVARRQQGMLAADQLLNAAHLLTSGALDGGGQDQADLLATIWRRLDPTANLG, encoded by the coding sequence ATGACCGAACGGCCCACGCCACCCGACGAGCCGCGGCGACCGTCCTGGTGGATCTTCCGGGGGACCGGGCGACCGATGCCGCCGGACGAGCGGGACCGGCGCTGGCCCCCGCCGCCACCGTGGCGGACCTTCGACGGCGGGCCCGACCTGCCGCCGCCGCCCAGCGACGGGCAGGAGGCCCAGCGCCGCCTCGGCTCCGGCGCGACCAAGCAGCTGACCACCGAGCACCTCAGCGTCATCAACGCGGCGCTCCATCTGCGCCGGCCACTGCTGGTCACCGGTGGCCCCGGCTCGGGGAAGTCCACCCTCGCCTACCTGATCGCCCGGGAGCTCGGGCTCGGCCGGGTGCTGCGCTGGCCGATCACGAGCCGCACCACCATGCGCTCCGGCCTCTACGAGTACGACGCGATCGGCCGGGCCCAGGCCGTCGTGGAGTCGGGTGCCGGCGCCGCCGCGGACCGGTCCGTGCCGCCGATCGGTGACTTCGTCCACCTGGGCCCGCTCGGGACGGCGCTGCTGCCGAGAGCCCATCCGCGCGTGCTGCTGGTCGACGAGCTCGACAAGAGCGACTACGACCTCCCGAACGACCTGCTGACCATCCTGGAGGACGGCGAGTTCGACCTGCCCGAACTCGTCCGCGTCCGCAACCACGAGCCCGAGACGATGGTCTACACGGCCGACCGGGGCGACATGGCACCCATCCGCGACGGCATCGTCCGGGTGCACGAGTTCCCGATCATCGTGGTGACCAGCAACGGCGAGCGGGAGTTCCCGGCGGCGTTCCTGCGCCGGTGCGTGCGCCTCGACGTCCCCGAACCGGACACGGACGCGCTCGTGGACCTGGTCGCCGCGCACTTCCCCGAGGGGGACGGCCAGCATCGGCGCATCGTGGAGCAGTTCGTCGCCCGACGCCAACAGGGGATGCTCGCCGCCGACCAGCTTCTCAACGCCGCCCATCTGCTGACCTCGGGGGCCCTGGACGGCGGCGGTCAGGACCAGGCCGACCTGCTGGCCACGATCTGGCGCCGGCTGGATCCGACGGCGAACCTGGGATGA
- a CDS encoding effector-associated domain 2-containing protein — protein MTGPDAVVERRRAPLERAVVDLLSGCLVLRSEQSRHLLLDRLSQLSAVQFTLPGFTTDRQWFLGLVTTCGKSAEGLAQLPWAARDLGVPEAAFDALCRLVDGWEACAVLADLPDELLGRLGDELARLPAGEAGHAYRQAAGDLPVSPPPHCDSAWAVLLHLTRMNSAVGGLPPYLPFVDALGDRLRPDTARQVERWIRRRADADGLAGELDAARGRRTLPAGAVRLIVQLERNRLDDDRLELTWWRQWPGIEGFEPCGTRLVPRDERELERVTEDLVLDLEDLLADGENTVELEFILPLELLHLPVDQWRKEIDSALPRSIGLQYPVVLRSLERQRTRPWHRVWRLRWRQLTDGLADTVHCDPVLDAPDLDQLQAKILTEESLVALVLSGPPQGGPAALELRLALSCGLPVVAWHRAEQTRDEVADALRAFLTAADGVGLTDLRDRLRRLRVQAHLAPADWPDLGRNLAVIWDDPERQPEQGPWIAAPVERRRAR, from the coding sequence TTGACCGGACCAGACGCGGTCGTCGAACGCCGCAGGGCACCCCTCGAGCGAGCCGTCGTGGACCTGCTGAGCGGCTGTCTCGTGCTGCGCTCGGAGCAGAGCCGCCACCTGCTGCTCGACCGGCTCTCCCAGCTGTCCGCCGTCCAGTTCACGCTGCCCGGCTTCACGACCGACCGGCAGTGGTTCCTCGGGCTGGTCACGACGTGCGGGAAGTCCGCCGAGGGCCTGGCCCAGCTGCCCTGGGCCGCGCGTGACCTGGGCGTACCCGAGGCGGCCTTCGACGCGCTGTGCCGGCTGGTCGACGGGTGGGAGGCCTGCGCCGTCCTGGCCGACCTGCCCGACGAGCTGCTGGGGCGCCTGGGCGACGAGCTCGCCCGCCTTCCCGCGGGCGAGGCCGGCCACGCGTATCGGCAGGCGGCCGGTGACCTGCCCGTCAGCCCGCCGCCGCACTGCGACTCGGCCTGGGCGGTGCTGCTGCACCTGACCCGGATGAACTCCGCCGTCGGCGGGCTGCCGCCCTATCTGCCCTTCGTGGACGCCCTGGGAGACCGGCTGCGCCCCGACACCGCACGGCAGGTCGAGCGCTGGATCCGGCGGCGCGCGGACGCCGACGGGCTGGCCGGCGAGCTGGACGCGGCCCGCGGGCGGCGCACCCTCCCGGCCGGCGCGGTCCGCCTGATCGTCCAGCTGGAGCGCAACCGGCTCGACGACGACCGGCTCGAGCTGACCTGGTGGCGCCAGTGGCCCGGCATCGAGGGGTTCGAGCCGTGCGGCACCCGCCTCGTGCCCCGTGACGAGCGTGAGCTGGAGCGGGTGACCGAGGACCTGGTCCTGGACCTGGAGGACCTGCTCGCCGACGGGGAGAACACCGTCGAGCTGGAGTTCATCCTCCCGCTGGAGCTGCTGCACCTGCCGGTCGACCAGTGGCGCAAGGAGATCGACTCGGCGCTGCCGCGCTCGATCGGCCTCCAGTACCCGGTCGTGCTGCGCAGCCTGGAACGGCAGCGGACCCGGCCCTGGCACCGGGTGTGGCGGCTGCGCTGGCGGCAGCTGACCGACGGCCTCGCCGACACCGTCCACTGCGACCCCGTCCTCGACGCGCCCGACCTCGACCAGCTCCAGGCGAAGATCCTCACCGAGGAGAGCCTGGTGGCGCTGGTGCTGAGCGGCCCGCCGCAGGGCGGCCCGGCCGCGCTGGAGCTCCGGCTCGCGCTGAGCTGCGGTCTGCCGGTGGTCGCCTGGCACCGCGCCGAGCAGACCCGCGACGAGGTGGCCGACGCGCTGCGGGCCTTCCTGACGGCCGCCGACGGGGTCGGCCTGACCGACCTGCGCGACCGGCTGCGCCGACTGCGTGTGCAGGCGCACCTGGCGCCGGCGGACTGGCCGGACCTCGGCCGCAACCTTGCCGTGATCTGGGACGACCCGGAGCGGCAGCCGGAGCAGGGGCCGTGGATAGCCGCCCCGGTGGAACGGAGACGCGCGCGATGA